One window of Planctomycetia bacterium genomic DNA carries:
- a CDS encoding tandem-95 repeat protein, which produces MLAGRRRFLFRLKALLCAALILNINYWAGCGANSFDAARAIRINLTPNHPLTLELNNTAFGGAIALEIDPSSNQFRLIYPEPDRNIQGGYGEGRDGLALTNLATSRRGKNTSMEFNPKTKQVTRVISARGDQWQPEKVLSARELPVGLTGVDAYVAANPELMSLVVDPTKVDEVLSLSGKDNSAQLVIDPTVILLAFLFQFCPGCLGYLLLFTIFQIIADVIFNYLSQQPDDGGDDGDGGSQPLPTPAPPIARPDAATTPEDTPVTIDVLANDEDADFGLAVSSVRIVLAPASGTTSVNAMTGAITYTPNTDFNGPDAFAYEVCDAGAVPLCATTVVSVTVTPLNDPPMAFNDVGATFEDDPPLNLPFATLLANDTDVDLPTGDMLTISNVTDSFAGAVVTIVGTNVIYDHTGLFQSLSAGANTTDLFTYTMQDLAGATSTATVTINITGRNDDPIAADDEFAVDADGPATTQPASFFLANDTDIDADDVLTIVSIDAASATGAVSLDSNEVTYDPGESFLELGAGQNATDTFTYTIDDAHGGQDTAVVTVTVNGVNDPPVAMDDEGQATEDGDPVTLFGPDLLANDFDIDIGDSIAISNVTDSAAGAVVSIVGDDVIYDHTGLFQELAAGANTTDTFTYTIEDLAGLTASATVTMTVTGVNDPPVAEDDMVEVLKDAPPLVIPIATILSNDSDIDIGDTFFISNVTDSIAGAVVSIVGDDVIYDFTGLFNDLGQDESTTDTFTYTIEDTFGAQSTATVTVTVNGSNDEPIVAEPSVLNVDEDSQDNPLNIVAPTDPDVGDMLTITVTGLPDAMLGTVTLADGTPVMVTDILSEADLTGLLFDAALDASGPAGDFAYDVTDGLATVGSTVTINVAAVADAPNLSVMDTSGLTNEAIALDITASLVDSDGSETLSITVENVPLDATLSAGTDNGGGSWTLAPGDLAGLTLTAMTADTVMLSVTATATETSNNDMASTMDTLTVTVTMQALTLFTEGNDAVDFNTLVAGQFSKTEYYDALGGDDMVTLPDIGSGPSDFDKSITFFGGDGNDTIQGGNRADMIEGGDDNDMLFGGPGADTLTGGPGNDMAAGGLGPDFFFAGTGNDTYMSDSRMTGGFFTENGSDAFDGQEDFDVLQLSGGGWTVTVMGVGTLTPGDFIGGSYTQGGAAFGGMVSVTLSGSADPTQDGVHGIQFVNIEEIRLVDGSLK; this is translated from the coding sequence ATGCTCGCTGGACGGCGCCGTTTCCTCTTTCGGCTCAAAGCCCTGCTCTGTGCCGCCCTCATTCTCAACATCAACTACTGGGCCGGCTGCGGCGCAAACAGTTTCGACGCCGCCCGAGCCATCCGGATCAACCTCACCCCCAATCATCCACTCACACTCGAACTCAACAACACCGCCTTCGGCGGCGCCATCGCACTCGAAATTGACCCGTCCTCCAACCAATTCCGACTCATCTACCCCGAGCCCGATCGAAACATCCAGGGCGGTTACGGTGAAGGCCGCGATGGTCTCGCACTGACAAACCTCGCCACCAGCCGCCGCGGCAAGAACACCTCCATGGAGTTCAATCCCAAGACAAAACAGGTCACCCGCGTCATCTCCGCACGGGGCGACCAGTGGCAGCCGGAAAAAGTCCTATCCGCCCGAGAGCTGCCCGTCGGCCTTACCGGCGTCGACGCCTACGTTGCCGCTAACCCGGAGTTGATGAGTCTCGTCGTCGATCCCACGAAGGTCGACGAAGTCCTGAGCCTCAGCGGCAAGGACAACAGCGCCCAACTCGTCATTGACCCCACTGTCATTCTCCTCGCGTTTCTCTTCCAGTTCTGTCCCGGCTGTCTCGGCTATCTGCTTCTCTTCACAATCTTCCAGATCATCGCCGACGTCATTTTCAACTACCTCTCCCAGCAGCCCGACGACGGCGGCGACGACGGCGATGGCGGCTCTCAACCGCTCCCAACCCCCGCGCCCCCGATCGCCCGGCCCGACGCTGCCACTACGCCCGAAGACACTCCCGTCACCATCGACGTGCTCGCCAACGATGAAGATGCCGACTTCGGTCTCGCCGTCTCGTCCGTTCGCATCGTCCTCGCCCCCGCAAGCGGCACGACGAGCGTAAACGCGATGACCGGCGCCATCACCTACACACCCAACACAGACTTCAACGGTCCCGACGCCTTCGCTTACGAAGTCTGCGATGCCGGAGCGGTTCCCCTCTGCGCCACGACCGTCGTCTCCGTCACCGTCACACCGCTGAACGATCCGCCCATGGCGTTCAACGATGTCGGCGCCACCTTCGAAGACGATCCGCCCCTCAATCTCCCCTTCGCGACCCTGCTCGCCAATGACACCGACGTGGACCTGCCGACCGGCGACATGCTCACCATCTCCAACGTCACCGACTCATTCGCCGGAGCCGTCGTCACCATCGTCGGCACCAACGTCATCTACGATCACACCGGCCTCTTCCAGAGCCTCTCCGCCGGCGCGAACACAACCGACCTCTTCACCTACACCATGCAGGACCTGGCCGGCGCAACCAGCACCGCCACAGTCACCATCAACATCACCGGCCGCAATGACGACCCCATCGCCGCGGACGACGAATTCGCGGTCGACGCCGATGGTCCCGCCACGACCCAGCCCGCCTCCTTCTTCCTCGCCAACGACACCGACATCGACGCCGACGACGTCCTGACAATTGTCTCCATCGACGCCGCAAGCGCCACCGGCGCCGTCTCGCTCGATAGCAACGAAGTCACCTACGACCCCGGCGAAAGCTTCCTCGAACTCGGCGCCGGTCAGAACGCCACCGACACCTTTACCTACACCATCGACGACGCCCACGGCGGCCAGGACACCGCCGTCGTCACCGTCACGGTAAACGGCGTCAACGATCCGCCCGTCGCGATGGATGACGAAGGCCAGGCGACGGAAGACGGCGACCCCGTCACCCTCTTCGGCCCCGACCTCCTCGCCAACGACTTCGACATCGACATCGGCGACAGCATCGCCATCTCCAACGTCACCGATTCCGCCGCCGGCGCCGTCGTCTCCATCGTCGGCGACGACGTCATCTACGACCACACCGGCCTCTTCCAGGAGCTCGCCGCCGGCGCAAACACGACCGACACCTTCACCTACACAATTGAGGACCTCGCCGGCCTCACCGCCTCCGCGACCGTCACCATGACCGTCACCGGAGTCAATGACCCGCCCGTCGCCGAAGATGACATGGTCGAAGTCCTCAAGGACGCTCCGCCGCTCGTCATCCCGATCGCGACGATCCTCTCCAATGACTCCGACATTGACATCGGCGACACATTTTTCATCTCCAACGTCACCGACTCCATCGCCGGGGCCGTCGTCTCGATCGTCGGCGACGATGTCATCTACGATTTCACCGGCCTCTTCAATGATCTCGGCCAGGATGAATCGACCACCGACACCTTCACCTACACCATCGAAGACACCTTTGGCGCGCAAAGCACCGCGACCGTCACCGTCACCGTTAACGGCTCCAACGACGAACCCATCGTCGCCGAGCCATCCGTCTTGAACGTAGACGAAGACTCCCAGGACAACCCCCTCAACATCGTCGCCCCCACCGACCCCGACGTCGGCGACATGCTGACCATCACCGTCACCGGCCTGCCCGATGCCATGCTCGGAACCGTCACCCTCGCCGACGGCACGCCGGTCATGGTCACCGACATCCTCAGCGAAGCCGATCTCACCGGCCTGCTCTTCGACGCGGCCCTCGATGCATCAGGGCCAGCCGGCGACTTCGCCTACGACGTCACCGACGGCCTCGCCACGGTCGGCAGCACGGTGACCATCAACGTCGCCGCCGTCGCCGATGCGCCGAACCTCTCCGTCATGGACACGTCGGGCCTGACCAACGAAGCCATCGCCCTCGACATCACAGCCTCGCTGGTCGACTCCGACGGCTCCGAAACGCTCTCCATCACAGTCGAAAACGTCCCGCTCGACGCGACGCTCTCAGCGGGAACAGACAACGGCGGCGGCTCCTGGACCCTCGCCCCCGGTGACCTCGCAGGCCTCACCCTCACCGCGATGACCGCCGATACAGTCATGCTGAGCGTCACAGCGACCGCCACCGAGACCTCCAACAACGACATGGCGTCGACGATGGACACGCTCACCGTCACCGTCACCATGCAGGCCCTGACCCTCTTCACCGAGGGAAACGACGCGGTCGATTTCAACACCCTTGTGGCCGGTCAGTTCAGCAAGACTGAGTACTACGACGCGCTCGGCGGGGATGACATGGTCACGCTCCCGGACATTGGCTCCGGCCCGTCCGATTTCGACAAGTCGATCACCTTCTTCGGCGGCGACGGCAATGACACGATTCAGGGCGGCAACCGCGCGGACATGATCGAGGGCGGCGACGACAACGATATGCTCTTCGGCGGACCCGGCGCGGACACCCTCACCGGCGGTCCCGGGAACGATATGGCCGCGGGCGGCCTTGGGCCCGACTTTTTTTTTGCAGGGACAGGTAACGACACCTACATGTCCGACAGTCGAATGACCGGCGGATTCTTCACGGAGAACGGTTCCGACGCCTTTGACGGCCAGGAGGATTTTGACGTTCTTCAGCTCAGCGGCGGCGGCTGGACGGTGACGGTCATGGGTGTCGGCACCCTGACACCCGGGGACTTCATCGGCGGGTCTTACACCCAAGGCGGCGCCGCATTCGGCGGAATGGTCTCGGTCACGTTGTCCGGCTCGGCCGATCCCACCCAGGATGGCGTCCACGGCATCCAGTTCGTGAACATCGAAGAAATCCGTCTCGTCGACGGCAGCCTCAAATAA
- a CDS encoding elongation factor G, translated as MNASPLSHLRNVGISAHIDSGKTTLTERILYYAGRIHKIQEVKGKDGEGATMDYMDLERERGITITSAATRVEWNENPINIIDTPGHVDFTVEVERSLRVLDGAILVLCGVAGVQSQSITVDRQMKRYRVPRICFINKLDRQGADPVNVIKGLEEKLGLTTVQMQLPIGLGNDLQGIIDLVRMQAAYFDGDRGERIRWEPIPESLKDEAQSARAGMLDALSLHDDELLSIMLEEKPVPEELIHTIVRRGCISGDFSPVLMGSAYKNKGVQLLLDAIIRYLPSPLDREIFAYDMDNGEAEVPLEASPDAAFVGLAFKLVDETFGQLTYMRIYQGKMTRGERYTISRTGKPARFGRILRMHANDREDIDNASAGDIVAVVGIDCVSGDTFCGEGASYSLESMHVMDPVISLAVSPARSADRDKFSKAVSRFAKEDPTFHVSSDPETGETIISGMGELHLDVYCERIRREYKVELVVGQPRVSYREAPSQAVPYNYKHKKQTGGSGQYAHVVGTLEPLPDDHETGYEFENKVFGGRIPTEYIPSVDKGYQSMLAKGPLAGYQITGVKMILEDGSSHAVDSSDMAFQICARDAFREAFLASKPVLLEPIMKVQAETPSEFQGSIIGDLASRRGLVLATENRGPLTVIDAEVPLAKMFGYATDVRSMSQGKASFTMEFLKYKRVPASIQVEIVEAAKKAKK; from the coding sequence ATGAACGCGTCGCCCCTATCACATTTGCGCAACGTCGGGATTTCCGCCCATATCGATTCGGGCAAGACCACGCTGACGGAGCGCATTCTGTATTACGCCGGCCGAATCCACAAGATTCAGGAGGTGAAGGGTAAGGACGGCGAAGGCGCGACGATGGACTATATGGACCTGGAGCGCGAGCGCGGCATCACGATCACCAGCGCCGCGACGCGCGTCGAGTGGAACGAGAACCCGATCAACATCATCGACACGCCGGGGCACGTGGACTTCACGGTGGAAGTCGAGCGGTCGCTTCGCGTATTGGACGGGGCGATCCTGGTACTGTGCGGCGTCGCCGGTGTGCAGTCGCAGTCGATCACGGTCGATCGGCAAATGAAGCGGTACCGGGTGCCGCGAATCTGCTTTATCAACAAGCTCGATCGTCAGGGCGCCGATCCGGTCAACGTGATCAAGGGCCTCGAAGAGAAGCTCGGCCTGACGACCGTTCAGATGCAGCTCCCGATCGGTCTGGGCAACGACCTGCAGGGAATCATCGACCTGGTTCGGATGCAGGCGGCCTACTTCGACGGTGATCGCGGCGAGAGGATTCGGTGGGAGCCGATCCCTGAATCGTTGAAGGATGAGGCCCAGAGCGCACGGGCCGGCATGCTGGATGCGCTGAGTCTTCACGACGACGAACTGCTTTCCATCATGCTGGAGGAGAAGCCGGTTCCCGAGGAACTTATCCACACCATCGTTCGGCGCGGCTGTATTTCGGGCGATTTCTCACCTGTGCTGATGGGATCAGCTTATAAGAACAAGGGCGTCCAGCTTCTGCTTGACGCGATCATTCGGTATCTGCCCAGCCCTCTCGATCGCGAGATCTTCGCGTACGACATGGACAACGGCGAGGCCGAAGTTCCGCTTGAGGCGAGCCCAGACGCTGCCTTTGTGGGGCTGGCGTTCAAGCTGGTGGATGAGACATTCGGGCAGCTTACCTACATGCGCATCTACCAGGGCAAGATGACTCGGGGCGAGCGCTACACGATTTCCCGAACGGGCAAGCCGGCTCGCTTCGGCCGAATCCTTCGGATGCACGCGAACGATCGCGAAGACATCGACAACGCGTCCGCGGGCGACATCGTGGCGGTGGTCGGAATCGACTGCGTCTCTGGCGACACGTTCTGCGGCGAGGGCGCGAGTTACTCGCTGGAGTCGATGCACGTGATGGACCCGGTGATTTCGCTCGCCGTGTCACCGGCGCGCAGCGCCGACCGGGACAAGTTTTCGAAGGCCGTATCGCGATTCGCGAAGGAAGACCCCACTTTTCACGTGAGCAGCGACCCCGAGACGGGAGAGACGATCATCTCGGGCATGGGGGAACTGCACCTCGATGTTTATTGCGAGCGCATTCGCCGTGAGTACAAGGTGGAGCTGGTGGTCGGTCAGCCGCGGGTCAGCTACCGCGAAGCGCCGTCGCAGGCAGTGCCGTACAACTACAAGCACAAGAAGCAGACCGGCGGATCGGGCCAGTATGCCCACGTCGTCGGAACGCTCGAGCCGCTGCCGGATGACCACGAGACCGGGTACGAATTCGAGAACAAGGTCTTCGGCGGACGCATCCCGACCGAGTACATTCCGTCGGTCGACAAGGGATATCAGTCGATGCTGGCGAAGGGGCCGTTGGCGGGCTATCAGATCACAGGCGTGAAGATGATTCTCGAAGACGGGTCGAGCCACGCGGTGGATTCGTCCGACATGGCGTTTCAGATTTGTGCACGCGACGCCTTCCGCGAGGCGTTTCTGGCCAGCAAGCCGGTATTGCTCGAGCCGATCATGAAGGTCCAGGCGGAGACGCCGTCGGAGTTTCAGGGGTCGATCATCGGCGATCTGGCGAGCCGGCGCGGACTTGTTCTGGCGACGGAGAATCGGGGCCCGCTGACTGTGATTGATGCGGAGGTCCCGCTGGCGAAGATGTTCGGCTATGCGACAGACGTTCGCTCGATGTCGCAGGGCAAGGCTTCGTTTACGATGGAGTTCCTGAAATACAAGCGCGTCCCGGCGTCGATCCAGGTGGAAATCGTCGAGGCGGCGAAGAAGGCCAAGAAGTAA
- a CDS encoding phosphoenolpyruvate carboxylase: protein MTMQANNELLAGMMESIMLKRSGSQHVTMCNDLRQRCASKALDQAGAASAEVLAMIAALSDTEIDRLLNSLTLQFHLLNQAEKCEIIRVNRARQRVATDESPRAESIADAVRQLKELGLNIHDVLAVVARLDIRPTLTAHPTEGRRRTILRKHKAIAEVLLLLDDASLAPAERKRLIDDLRALVLTLYVTEDIRSERPTVLDEVRSGLHFLTSTIWETVPLLYEDIAAALETYYDWSGPLPIFLRYRTWIGGDADGNPNVTPDVTRTALTMQHQAAVQLHIRALEDVFAELSVSDRHAEVPEELRRIVAQDSNQNLVPQELLRFLAHEPFRHRVAQIIGKLRLAFDDASIYPAARFIEDIDHLRDSLEQAGLPSLARSGRLARVERSAKTFRFSMAAMDVRRHSDLHESAVAELLRVAGVCPDYESTDESRRIEILEQELVTPRPLHGPSMPLSDDTRQILDVLDVLKSAMAIDAEAIGSYVVSMTHQVSDVLEVLLLIKEAGLWETRDGCLTASLDVAPLVETVEDLENAPALLERLFASTAYRAYLRARNDFQEIMLGYSDSNKDGGYWMSNWALQKAQSVIAQTCRQAGIELRFFHGRGGTVGRGGGRANRAILSSPPVSRNGRIRFTEQGEVISFRYGLPQITRRHLEQIVSAMLVGTAQSEADQSTMAGFAGAVGPQHISVEDRVRIMDELAVRSMQAYRELIDDDQFWEWYCGISPIEHIAGLPIASRPVSRNAGGLSFENLRAIPWVFAWTQMRYNVPGWFGVGSAVESLIHDRPETADSLRRLYQEWEFFKTIIDNMQQEMTRARLPASRLYADASKSSSDIHLRISAEFQRTANAILSITGQSRLLDNNPVIQSLISARNPATDVLNILQVELLRRYRVAPDAARPALRLMLQRSVNGIAAAMQSTG, encoded by the coding sequence ATGACCATGCAAGCAAATAACGAACTCCTCGCCGGCATGATGGAGTCCATCATGCTCAAACGATCGGGCAGTCAGCACGTCACGATGTGCAACGATTTGCGGCAGCGCTGCGCGTCAAAGGCGCTGGACCAGGCCGGCGCGGCGTCCGCCGAGGTCCTGGCGATGATCGCCGCGCTCTCCGACACCGAAATCGACCGGCTGCTCAATTCGCTCACCCTCCAGTTCCACCTGCTCAATCAAGCCGAGAAGTGCGAGATCATCCGGGTCAATCGCGCCCGCCAGCGCGTCGCGACCGATGAGAGTCCTCGCGCCGAGTCGATCGCCGACGCCGTCCGTCAACTCAAAGAACTGGGCCTGAACATTCACGATGTCCTCGCCGTCGTCGCCCGGCTCGACATCCGTCCCACCCTCACAGCCCATCCCACCGAGGGTCGCCGGCGAACCATTCTTCGAAAACACAAGGCAATCGCCGAAGTGCTTCTCCTGCTGGACGATGCTTCCCTCGCACCGGCCGAGCGTAAGCGACTCATTGACGACCTTCGCGCCCTGGTGCTGACTCTTTACGTCACCGAGGACATTCGCAGCGAACGGCCCACCGTCCTCGACGAAGTGCGCAGCGGCCTCCACTTCCTGACCTCGACCATCTGGGAAACCGTCCCGCTGCTCTACGAAGACATCGCCGCGGCCCTCGAAACTTACTACGACTGGAGCGGCCCGCTCCCCATCTTTCTCCGCTATAGAACCTGGATCGGCGGTGACGCCGACGGCAATCCTAACGTCACCCCCGACGTCACCCGCACCGCACTCACAATGCAGCACCAGGCCGCAGTCCAGTTGCACATCCGCGCCCTGGAAGACGTCTTCGCCGAGCTCAGCGTCTCCGATCGCCACGCCGAAGTCCCCGAAGAGTTACGACGCATTGTCGCGCAGGATTCGAATCAAAACCTCGTCCCGCAGGAACTGCTTCGATTCCTCGCCCACGAGCCCTTCCGTCACCGCGTCGCCCAGATCATCGGCAAGCTCCGCCTCGCGTTTGACGATGCCTCAATCTATCCAGCGGCCCGTTTCATCGAAGACATTGACCATCTCCGTGATTCTCTCGAGCAGGCCGGCCTGCCGTCTCTCGCTCGAAGTGGAAGGCTCGCCCGCGTCGAACGCAGCGCCAAGACATTTCGCTTCTCAATGGCCGCGATGGACGTCCGACGCCACAGCGACCTGCACGAGTCCGCCGTCGCCGAACTCCTCCGCGTGGCCGGCGTTTGCCCGGACTACGAATCAACCGATGAATCCCGTCGCATAGAGATTCTCGAGCAGGAACTGGTCACCCCGCGCCCACTGCACGGGCCGTCGATGCCCCTCTCCGATGACACACGACAGATCCTCGACGTCCTTGATGTCCTCAAGTCCGCCATGGCGATCGACGCCGAAGCCATCGGAAGTTACGTCGTCAGTATGACTCACCAGGTCAGTGACGTGCTCGAAGTGCTTCTGCTCATCAAGGAGGCCGGCCTCTGGGAGACCCGGGATGGTTGCCTCACCGCCTCACTGGACGTAGCTCCGCTCGTAGAGACCGTTGAGGATCTCGAAAATGCCCCGGCCCTCTTGGAGCGCCTCTTCGCATCAACCGCCTATCGAGCCTACCTGCGCGCCCGAAACGATTTTCAAGAGATTATGCTCGGCTACTCCGACAGCAATAAGGACGGCGGTTACTGGATGTCGAATTGGGCCCTGCAAAAAGCCCAGTCCGTCATCGCACAGACCTGTCGCCAGGCCGGCATCGAGTTGCGTTTCTTTCACGGCCGCGGCGGTACGGTCGGTCGGGGCGGCGGCCGCGCCAATCGCGCAATTCTCTCGTCGCCGCCTGTCAGCAGAAACGGTCGCATCCGCTTCACCGAGCAGGGCGAAGTCATCTCCTTTCGCTACGGCCTCCCGCAGATCACCCGTCGCCACCTCGAGCAGATTGTCTCCGCGATGCTCGTCGGTACGGCGCAATCCGAGGCCGACCAATCAACCATGGCCGGTTTCGCCGGCGCCGTCGGCCCGCAACACATTTCCGTCGAGGACCGAGTCAGAATCATGGACGAACTCGCCGTCCGGTCGATGCAGGCCTACCGCGAGTTGATTGATGACGACCAATTCTGGGAGTGGTATTGCGGCATCTCGCCGATCGAGCACATCGCCGGCCTGCCGATCGCCTCTAGACCCGTTTCAAGAAACGCCGGAGGCTTGTCGTTCGAAAACCTCCGCGCCATTCCCTGGGTCTTCGCCTGGACGCAGATGCGCTACAACGTGCCCGGCTGGTTTGGCGTGGGCTCAGCGGTGGAGTCATTGATCCACGATCGACCCGAGACCGCCGACTCACTTCGTCGCCTGTACCAGGAATGGGAGTTCTTCAAGACCATCATCGACAACATGCAGCAGGAAATGACCAGGGCTCGCCTGCCCGCCTCACGCCTCTATGCCGATGCGAGCAAGTCCTCAAGCGATATTCACCTGCGCATCAGCGCGGAGTTCCAACGCACGGCAAACGCCATCCTCTCAATCACCGGGCAGTCTCGCTTGCTCGACAACAACCCCGTCATCCAATCTTTGATTTCCGCGCGCAATCCCGCGACCGACGTGCTGAATATCCTTCAGGTGGAGCTGCTCCGCCGCTATCGAGTTGCCCCCGACGCCGCCCGCCCGGCCCTTCGCCTCATGTTGCAAAGAAGCGTCAATGGCATAGCGGCAGCGATGCAGAGCACCGGTTGA
- a CDS encoding PQQ-binding-like beta-propeller repeat protein — MAAFIGAACLIWFFVFFAPAAIDYERCVIRAWLGSSIMVGLCILLMEYHAAPGSIWRIVMGVAGLVFGVMVFIFSPSKDHAFRGGYFGASAIVVWASAAIPFLSGLASLVNYGMTRRLVSAEPQGIARSTMLRRSSYFYSFAVVVGLVISTVIGAKIVRQRPLPGEETSWGVRSVPMDELAIWMCGAIPIVFGLVLLMRSGIARTEQDSARWPVRRSLVVFASSLFVCAAGLMVAAFVLDSLVAKSPYLTYHLARPKWIPMNGWSTLIAVLAIMFAYAVYELVVLCRSAAARPIVPGTLKPLLLAVAIFTFVRVNFISNDVVYARAIVCLDSKTGETVWTTEGLYAPEGQLHKINSPATPTSCHHRQKLYSFFGCGGLMCIDLHGKLLWENKKVLFKSIYGVGVSLTANEDLLFVWRGLWNRPQLTAVDCNTGQVLWQELFDTNPKVAESGSSRTPVVDTINGQPTILVWDFVGLTGLDVTTGKKKWHHPIDYSFDGDLVASIVMDDDRIYCVGSKRTTALAKSKLGSTDDPEVWSVIVPSSNCSSPILTHGKLYAVTDGGVAVCLDTATGEKLWRDRLGGMHYASPVASGDYVYFTNDRGLTTILDATQSEFSVVAKCDIKSPTYASFAILPDSLIGRTEDFVFRVDGSKPFASRN, encoded by the coding sequence ATGGCTGCATTCATCGGCGCCGCTTGCCTCATCTGGTTCTTTGTCTTCTTTGCGCCTGCCGCAATCGACTACGAAAGATGCGTCATCCGTGCCTGGCTCGGCTCAAGCATTATGGTCGGCCTGTGCATTCTCCTGATGGAATACCACGCCGCGCCGGGCTCGATCTGGCGCATCGTGATGGGCGTCGCCGGGCTTGTCTTTGGCGTCATGGTCTTCATCTTTTCCCCCTCCAAAGACCATGCGTTTCGCGGAGGCTACTTCGGCGCCAGTGCAATAGTGGTTTGGGCAAGCGCGGCGATTCCCTTTCTCAGTGGCTTGGCCAGCCTTGTAAACTATGGCATGACGCGCCGGTTGGTTTCTGCCGAACCTCAAGGGATCGCGAGATCGACCATGCTCCGCCGTTCATCATACTTTTATTCGTTCGCCGTTGTGGTGGGCCTCGTCATCAGCACCGTAATCGGCGCAAAAATCGTTCGTCAGAGACCACTCCCGGGCGAGGAAACCTCATGGGGCGTACGCTCCGTTCCTATGGATGAGTTGGCCATTTGGATGTGTGGCGCTATCCCAATCGTCTTTGGACTTGTCCTCTTGATGAGAAGCGGCATTGCAAGAACGGAACAAGACTCGGCCCGCTGGCCAGTCCGTCGATCGCTTGTGGTGTTTGCTTCTTCCCTCTTCGTATGTGCCGCGGGACTGATGGTCGCTGCGTTTGTTCTCGATTCTCTCGTGGCGAAGTCACCGTATTTGACGTACCACCTGGCCAGGCCGAAATGGATTCCGATGAATGGCTGGTCCACACTCATCGCGGTGCTTGCGATCATGTTCGCTTACGCCGTCTATGAACTTGTGGTCCTTTGTAGGTCCGCAGCCGCCCGGCCGATTGTTCCAGGAACGCTTAAGCCGCTCTTGTTGGCGGTCGCAATCTTTACCTTCGTTCGGGTTAACTTTATTTCGAACGATGTTGTCTACGCCCGGGCGATTGTCTGTCTGGACAGCAAAACCGGTGAGACGGTTTGGACGACCGAAGGGCTCTACGCCCCGGAAGGCCAATTACACAAGATCAATTCGCCAGCTACTCCCACATCCTGCCACCATCGACAGAAGTTGTATTCGTTCTTCGGTTGCGGTGGGCTGATGTGTATTGACCTGCATGGCAAGTTGCTGTGGGAAAACAAGAAGGTGCTATTTAAGAGCATTTACGGCGTCGGGGTGTCGCTGACCGCAAATGAGGATTTGCTCTTTGTGTGGCGCGGATTGTGGAATCGCCCGCAATTGACTGCTGTCGATTGCAATACCGGTCAGGTGCTTTGGCAGGAACTGTTCGACACCAACCCGAAGGTGGCGGAAAGCGGGAGCAGCAGGACCCCCGTGGTCGATACGATCAATGGTCAGCCGACTATTCTCGTATGGGATTTCGTGGGGCTGACGGGTCTTGACGTTACCACGGGCAAGAAGAAGTGGCACCATCCCATCGACTACAGTTTCGACGGCGACCTGGTCGCAAGCATTGTTATGGATGACGATCGTATTTACTGCGTGGGGTCCAAGCGAACGACGGCCCTCGCCAAGTCTAAGCTCGGCTCCACCGATGACCCCGAAGTGTGGAGCGTGATCGTTCCGTCGTCGAACTGCTCCTCTCCAATTCTCACACATGGAAAGCTATACGCGGTGACCGACGGCGGAGTCGCGGTCTGTCTGGATACCGCGACAGGCGAGAAGCTATGGCGAGACCGGCTCGGAGGCATGCACTATGCGTCTCCGGTTGCCTCCGGCGACTACGTCTACTTCACCAATGATCGGGGTTTGACCACCATCCTGGATGCGACTCAATCTGAGTTTAGCGTGGTGGCAAAGTGCGACATCAAGTCCCCGACATACGCCTCGTTCGCGATACTTCCCGACTCGCTAATTGGACGCACCGAGGACTTCGTCTTTCGTGTTGATGGCAGCAAACCCTTTGCCAGTCGAAATTGA